From the Pseudomonadota bacterium genome, one window contains:
- the lipB gene encoding lipoyl(octanoyl) transferase LipB: DPVVTMGRGGQPEHVLHTREQLDRRGVQLRDSGRGGDATYHGPGQLVGYPILDLSPDRRDVRRYVTDLEEVMIRLAGLYGLEARRIDGLRGVWVDDRKLGAVGVRISRWVTKHGFALNAETDLKNFELIVPCGISNCQVTSLARETGRPIDLERLAKQTGRVFAEVFAFEPRWHDGPPAALREPPDP; this comes from the coding sequence ACGATCCGGTGGTGACCATGGGACGCGGCGGTCAGCCGGAACATGTGCTGCATACCCGCGAGCAACTGGACCGCCGAGGAGTGCAGCTGCGAGACAGCGGCCGCGGCGGTGACGCCACCTACCACGGCCCCGGACAGCTGGTCGGCTACCCCATCTTGGACCTCAGCCCGGATCGGCGCGATGTGCGTCGCTACGTGACCGATCTCGAGGAGGTTATGATTCGGCTCGCCGGGCTCTACGGGCTCGAAGCGCGGCGAATCGACGGGCTACGGGGGGTGTGGGTCGACGATCGCAAGTTGGGGGCGGTTGGGGTGCGCATCAGCCGCTGGGTCACCAAGCACGGCTTCGCACTAAACGCCGAAACCGACCTCAAGAACTTCGAGCTGATCGTGCCCTGCGGGATCAGCAACTGCCAGGTCACCTCGCTTGCTCGCGAAACAGGGCGACCAATCGACCTGGAGCGGCTTGCGAAACAGACCGGCAGGGTGTTCGCCGAGGTGTTCGCATTCGAGCCAAGGTGGCACGATGGGCCACCCGCAGCCTTGCGGGAACCGCCGGATCCATGA
- a CDS encoding DUF1444 family protein — protein sequence MGDREAHPDARWWLPLSRSCGPLVPAAEAFVAAQLAGVCPRGTRGLVRLADELERWAEKSALDEEQDRRFVEGAGALLALLLADHIGVASHVCRDGIHRLRLGRFGCCDPFACIERALQADNCRATLASQVRRAESEAEGHGPVARVIHEIEHQLEQSDSELRVSEHFDLRVWLGAQVEIDLRKVVAATSNEAPTLVREAVAKLLAPVLSRAEHSAAVGWAHARRLLLPRLIGPAFPTRSASRQGHLATLPLMGDVRIALALDHGDRTRFLREDELRAWGVACDRALTEAVANLAGRWRRARFVREQTQDGPMLLARSGDGLDASRLLLPAVQALFAAEFAPQAAVAVPHRDLLIATPAEPASRLRDLAQRAKEAAARAPHRITTQLFCVRAPGQLALAPLR from the coding sequence GTGGGCGATCGCGAAGCACATCCTGATGCACGCTGGTGGTTGCCCCTGAGTCGCAGCTGCGGCCCTCTGGTGCCGGCTGCAGAGGCGTTCGTCGCAGCGCAGCTCGCCGGCGTTTGCCCCCGAGGCACACGCGGCCTTGTAAGGCTCGCCGACGAGCTCGAACGATGGGCCGAGAAAAGTGCCCTTGACGAAGAGCAGGATCGGCGCTTCGTGGAAGGCGCGGGCGCGCTGCTGGCGTTGCTGCTGGCCGACCACATCGGCGTGGCATCCCACGTGTGCCGCGATGGGATCCATCGCCTGCGCTTGGGTCGCTTCGGCTGCTGCGATCCGTTCGCCTGCATCGAGCGCGCCCTGCAAGCGGACAACTGCCGGGCCACTCTGGCCTCGCAAGTGCGCAGGGCGGAGAGCGAAGCCGAAGGTCATGGACCGGTGGCTCGTGTGATCCACGAGATCGAACACCAACTGGAGCAGTCGGACAGCGAGCTACGCGTCAGCGAGCACTTCGACCTTCGTGTGTGGTTGGGTGCCCAGGTCGAAATCGATCTGCGCAAGGTCGTGGCGGCGACGAGCAACGAAGCACCGACACTAGTCCGTGAAGCGGTCGCCAAGCTGCTCGCGCCGGTGCTGTCCAGGGCCGAGCACTCGGCTGCAGTCGGCTGGGCTCATGCCCGGCGCCTGCTGCTGCCCCGCCTGATCGGTCCCGCATTCCCTACGCGCAGCGCGAGCCGGCAGGGACATCTCGCCACGCTGCCGCTCATGGGCGACGTGCGCATTGCCCTGGCACTCGACCACGGCGATCGTACCCGCTTCCTGCGCGAGGATGAGCTGCGCGCCTGGGGAGTTGCCTGCGATCGTGCCCTCACTGAAGCGGTGGCCAACCTCGCCGGCCGCTGGCGTCGGGCTCGTTTTGTCCGTGAGCAGACGCAGGACGGCCCCATGCTGCTCGCCCGGAGCGGAGATGGCCTGGATGCGAGTCGTCTGCTGCTGCCCGCAGTTCAGGCCCTGTTCGCTGCCGAATTCGCCCCTCAAGCCGCCGTAGCGGTACCCCACCGCGATCTCCTGATCGCCACCCCTGCGGAGCCGGCAAGCCGGCTGCGGGATCTGGCGCAGCGCGCAAAGGAGGCGGCGGCGCGCGCACCTCACCGGATAACCACCCAGCTCTTTTGCGTCCGGGCGCCGGGACAGCTCGCCCTCGCGCCATTGCGATAG
- a CDS encoding EAL domain-containing protein gives MERMTKWLDSLFQQALTGVYIVYQPIVQWSGRRIIGYEALVRSREPALRHPGDLLDAAEQLGRLQELGTLVRTQCTRPLHYAPNDALLFVNLHPTELLDEALYAPNSPLALMANRVVLEITERAGLDQVRDVEARIAALRAMSFRIALDDIGAGYSSLLSLVALKPDIVKLDMELVRGVDRDATKREVIGWLVGLCRKLRSAVVAEGIETSAERDTLVALGCTLLQGFLFAKPAPPFPTPVFDRTGP, from the coding sequence ATGGAGAGGATGACCAAGTGGCTGGACTCGCTGTTCCAGCAGGCGTTGACGGGTGTCTACATCGTGTACCAGCCCATTGTGCAGTGGTCTGGGCGGCGGATAATCGGCTACGAGGCCCTGGTGCGCTCTCGCGAGCCTGCGTTGCGCCATCCCGGCGATCTACTGGACGCGGCGGAGCAGCTCGGGCGCTTGCAGGAGTTGGGCACCCTGGTGCGTACGCAATGCACACGCCCACTTCACTACGCGCCCAACGACGCGCTGCTCTTTGTTAACCTGCACCCGACGGAGTTGCTCGACGAGGCCTTGTATGCGCCCAACTCGCCGCTTGCCCTGATGGCCAACCGTGTGGTGCTGGAGATCACCGAACGCGCCGGACTGGACCAGGTCAGGGACGTGGAAGCTCGCATCGCCGCACTCCGAGCCATGAGCTTTCGCATCGCTCTGGACGACATCGGTGCCGGCTATTCGTCGCTGCTGAGCCTCGTCGCCTTGAAACCGGACATCGTGAAGCTCGACATGGAGCTCGTCAGGGGCGTGGATCGGGACGCCACCAAGCGCGAAGTCATCGGCTGGCTGGTTGGCCTATGCCGCAAGCTGCGCAGCGCGGTGGTGGCGGAGGGCATCGAAACCAGCGCCGAACGTGACACGCTGGTGGCGCTCGGCTGCACCCTGCTGCAGGGGTTCCTGTTCGCCAAGCCCGCGCCTCCTTTTCCGACACCGGTGTTCGATCGCACGGGACCCTAG
- a CDS encoding M66 family metalloprotease: MTSRLFGRSVRGAAAACAALGVCACSAPAGPLGGGPPQAGSVAAPGLGGALGGPPCTGPRCAPTPVDPPPGPNPPRGPNPLPGPLPPGPNPAPGPVAPPGPGAPPGPAPTPCAPLALQPRAWPSPNPLPESPLAGELELGQTHVIKASETRLAPRMVAERPAIVLFTPAQPLDSATPLHVAALHHGQPLGAAPMLPPERLPQALEQALTHTLLPPYSHSAWSAELPGTWMREGVELLIGFEAAQRHVMRHVLSDLAPPAHITMRRGSMVLFGDDSLLPAPMNLEKLAHDYYPVVPFSSMRFIDYTPFRVESVLVPRNMGSVVRATSDQEVRAAGSGYYHFLKRFFALRLAAANAGHGLVSTSDQLGSEAYAIGTNFVQGTYRTVNGTQGNTYDHPSGGAGWLGWTCLHPGGGCGNVTTHEWGHSFTLHHFHGGQAMSWGISGEYPQDGINLATHPWGFDTWRGQFRTWYQVQTSAMDLNNLQGKRDPMNGGDPANPETCFPQYTAYHALRIQKWHEERLVVADYDGRPGLFRWDRPSRSYRRAPPEGGGQEPVALRVPAMTVIGAISTELADIYAPIFTREGTLFTLPDPRDPGLPQPFHGARHYLEIETATGPLLALIALGDVAPGEVRYFSLNLPADGSVRRISLRRSTAAYPNAVAQGSNVIATRAVNPAPAELPPVYRAGTSPRSQASVRLTLRCKDDANCGPRSQLALVHKGPGQISFDSVAGQPLSSLACDRDGGYSEFGVPVANQAGVPSMLVMRGQRIIDVDGRHLQLALPDHGNLQIGSYARQGVRLWLPIQPNLGFAAGRYRTQGPVLLAGQLLGASPIPEPIAIRIEVDVDVFDPVTADLSAGATFTSLPFKVPELDSSVYFLTRREYGPSVRVWYRTEEPSEIRAPVVDSVTGAPALLVVRAWRDACGTGMFPMQAGEASRNCEHRLFLQVEPGKNPGLASGTTYVSPVHDPVPIFVHRWHAPNAEARIGAFGVGLRYTAP, encoded by the coding sequence ATGACGAGCCGCCTTTTCGGTCGTTCGGTCCGGGGCGCAGCCGCCGCCTGCGCTGCGCTGGGCGTGTGCGCCTGCAGCGCGCCGGCCGGGCCCTTGGGCGGCGGTCCTCCTCAGGCGGGGAGCGTCGCGGCTCCCGGCTTGGGGGGTGCGCTGGGCGGCCCGCCATGCACCGGCCCCAGGTGCGCCCCAACGCCCGTCGATCCGCCCCCCGGACCGAACCCGCCTCGCGGGCCCAACCCGCTGCCAGGACCCCTGCCTCCCGGGCCCAACCCAGCACCGGGGCCCGTGGCACCTCCCGGCCCCGGTGCACCTCCCGGCCCCGCCCCGACCCCGTGCGCGCCGCTGGCGCTTCAACCCCGCGCGTGGCCCAGCCCCAACCCGCTGCCTGAAAGCCCGCTCGCGGGTGAGCTCGAGCTTGGTCAGACGCACGTGATCAAGGCCAGCGAAACGCGCCTCGCGCCGCGCATGGTGGCCGAGCGCCCGGCTATCGTCCTGTTCACGCCCGCGCAGCCCCTAGACAGCGCGACGCCGCTGCACGTGGCCGCGCTGCACCATGGGCAGCCCCTGGGCGCAGCACCCATGTTGCCACCCGAACGCTTGCCGCAAGCCCTCGAGCAGGCACTGACCCACACGCTGCTGCCGCCCTACTCGCACAGCGCCTGGTCGGCCGAGCTGCCAGGTACGTGGATGCGCGAGGGCGTGGAGCTGCTGATAGGGTTCGAAGCCGCGCAGCGTCATGTCATGCGCCATGTCCTGAGCGACTTGGCGCCGCCGGCGCACATCACCATGCGGCGCGGGTCCATGGTGCTGTTTGGAGACGACTCGTTGCTGCCTGCGCCCATGAATCTGGAGAAGCTGGCCCACGACTACTATCCGGTCGTGCCCTTCTCCTCGATGCGCTTCATCGACTACACCCCCTTCCGAGTCGAATCCGTGCTCGTGCCCCGGAACATGGGCAGCGTGGTGCGAGCGACGTCGGACCAGGAGGTGCGTGCTGCAGGCTCGGGCTACTACCACTTCCTGAAGCGGTTCTTCGCCCTCCGGTTGGCCGCTGCGAACGCGGGCCACGGCCTGGTCTCGACCTCGGACCAACTGGGCAGCGAAGCCTATGCGATCGGAACCAACTTCGTGCAGGGCACCTACCGCACCGTGAACGGCACGCAGGGCAACACCTACGATCACCCCTCGGGCGGCGCCGGCTGGCTTGGCTGGACGTGCCTGCATCCTGGCGGTGGCTGCGGCAACGTGACTACCCACGAATGGGGCCACTCCTTCACCCTGCACCACTTCCACGGCGGCCAGGCAATGAGCTGGGGCATCTCCGGCGAGTACCCTCAGGACGGCATCAACCTGGCGACGCATCCCTGGGGCTTCGATACCTGGCGCGGCCAGTTCCGCACCTGGTACCAGGTGCAAACGTCAGCGATGGACCTGAACAACCTGCAGGGCAAAAGGGACCCCATGAACGGGGGCGATCCTGCGAACCCCGAGACCTGCTTCCCCCAGTACACCGCCTACCACGCCCTGCGGATCCAGAAGTGGCACGAGGAGCGGCTTGTCGTAGCGGACTACGACGGCAGGCCGGGCCTGTTTCGGTGGGACCGGCCCTCGCGCAGCTACCGGCGGGCCCCGCCCGAAGGCGGCGGTCAAGAGCCCGTCGCGCTACGGGTGCCCGCGATGACCGTAATCGGCGCCATCAGCACGGAGCTCGCCGACATCTACGCTCCGATCTTCACTCGCGAGGGCACCCTGTTCACGCTGCCCGATCCCCGCGACCCGGGCCTCCCGCAGCCGTTTCACGGCGCGCGCCACTACCTCGAGATAGAAACGGCCACGGGCCCCTTGCTGGCGCTGATCGCGCTTGGGGACGTGGCCCCGGGAGAGGTTCGCTACTTCTCGCTCAACCTGCCCGCGGACGGCAGCGTGCGCCGCATCAGCCTGCGCAGGTCGACCGCTGCCTATCCGAACGCGGTAGCACAGGGTAGCAACGTCATCGCGACCCGCGCCGTGAATCCGGCGCCTGCCGAGCTGCCACCGGTGTACCGCGCGGGCACGAGCCCACGATCGCAGGCGAGCGTGCGCCTGACCCTGCGCTGCAAGGACGATGCAAACTGCGGGCCGCGCTCGCAGCTTGCCCTGGTGCACAAGGGGCCGGGACAGATATCGTTCGACAGCGTCGCCGGCCAGCCGCTCTCGAGCCTCGCCTGCGATCGGGACGGCGGCTACTCCGAGTTCGGCGTGCCCGTGGCCAACCAGGCCGGCGTGCCGTCCATGTTGGTCATGAGGGGGCAGCGGATCATCGACGTAGACGGCCGGCATCTGCAGCTCGCACTGCCCGATCACGGCAACCTGCAGATCGGTTCGTACGCTCGCCAAGGCGTCCGACTCTGGCTTCCGATCCAGCCCAACCTCGGCTTTGCTGCGGGTCGTTACCGTACCCAGGGGCCCGTGCTGCTGGCGGGCCAGCTGCTTGGAGCGAGCCCCATCCCGGAGCCGATCGCGATTCGAATCGAGGTCGATGTGGATGTCTTCGACCCCGTGACTGCCGATCTGTCCGCGGGCGCCACCTTCACCTCGCTGCCGTTCAAGGTGCCCGAGCTGGACTCGTCGGTCTATTTCCTGACCCGCCGCGAATACGGGCCCAGCGTGCGCGTCTGGTACAGGACCGAAGAGCCCTCGGAGATAAGGGCACCCGTGGTCGACTCGGTAACCGGCGCTCCGGCGCTGCTCGTGGTGCGTGCCTGGCGTGACGCCTGCGGCACGGGCATGTTCCCCATGCAGGCCGGAGAAGCCAGCCGCAACTGCGAGCACCGTCTGTTTCTCCAGGTCGAGCCGGGCAAGAATCCCGGCCTGGCTTCAGGCACCACCTACGTAAGCCCTGTCCACGATCCGGTGCCCATCTTCGTGCACCGCTGGCACGCTCCGAACGCCGAGGCGCGCATCGGTGCCTTCGGAGTCGGTCTGCGCTACACCGCACCCTGA
- the cls gene encoding cardiolipin synthase produces the protein MPQWFVSSWPQVSTALVLVITLLASAHAVLNKRDVRSATGWIGMIWLVPVLGALLYLLLGINRIRREAVVLRKATRRYHLAPGVPPLTPTGLAGRLDSSVGHLVEQARLVEQITSRPLLPGNRVQVLVDGDEAYPAMLGVIDSARHSVSLATYIFDNDGAGRSFIAALQRAHERGVAVRVLVDDTGARYSRPPIDRILRRSGIRVARFNPALWPWSVRYLNLRNHRKLLIADGRVGFTGGMNIRVGHMLTKSPRRPVHDLHFRLDGPVVAQLQEVFAEDWEFTTKESLHGERWFPRLHALGSSIARGIADGPDEDFEKMRWTFLGALASARKSIYVVTPYFLPDRTLSTALNVAALRGVEVDIVLPKKGNIPLVEWAMWGQLAQTLEPECRVWLVPPPFDHSKLLVVDESWVLFGSANWDQRSLRLNFEFNVECYDAALAAHLCKLLRCRIAGARLLTRDVLQRRPMLLRLRDGVARLLMPYL, from the coding sequence ATGCCTCAGTGGTTCGTGTCGAGCTGGCCCCAGGTGAGCACCGCCTTGGTGCTCGTGATCACGTTGCTGGCCAGCGCGCACGCTGTCCTCAACAAACGCGACGTGCGAAGCGCGACAGGCTGGATCGGCATGATCTGGCTGGTCCCGGTGCTTGGGGCGCTCTTGTATCTGCTGTTGGGCATCAACCGGATCCGGCGTGAGGCCGTGGTCTTGCGCAAGGCCACGCGCCGCTACCACCTCGCACCAGGCGTGCCTCCGCTGACGCCCACCGGACTGGCCGGCCGGCTGGACTCTTCGGTCGGGCACCTGGTGGAACAGGCGCGGCTGGTCGAGCAGATCACTTCGCGTCCGCTGCTCCCGGGCAATCGAGTGCAGGTCTTGGTCGACGGGGACGAAGCCTACCCCGCCATGCTGGGAGTCATCGACAGCGCTCGCCACTCGGTCTCGCTGGCGACCTATATCTTCGACAACGACGGGGCCGGCCGGAGCTTCATCGCGGCCTTGCAGCGGGCCCATGAGCGCGGAGTGGCTGTGAGGGTGCTGGTGGACGACACCGGTGCCCGCTACTCCCGGCCGCCGATCGATCGCATTCTGCGGCGCTCCGGAATCCGTGTTGCGCGCTTCAATCCGGCATTGTGGCCGTGGTCGGTGCGCTACCTGAACCTGCGCAACCACCGCAAGCTGCTGATTGCCGACGGTCGAGTGGGCTTCACGGGCGGGATGAATATTCGCGTGGGCCACATGCTGACCAAGAGCCCCAGACGCCCGGTCCACGATCTGCATTTTCGCCTCGATGGGCCCGTCGTTGCCCAGCTGCAGGAGGTGTTCGCTGAAGATTGGGAGTTCACCACCAAGGAATCGCTGCATGGCGAGCGCTGGTTTCCCAGGCTTCACGCCCTGGGCTCTTCGATCGCACGCGGGATCGCCGACGGTCCCGACGAAGACTTCGAGAAGATGCGCTGGACGTTTCTGGGAGCCCTGGCGAGCGCGCGCAAGAGCATCTACGTCGTAACCCCCTACTTCCTTCCTGATCGGACCTTGTCCACCGCGCTCAACGTGGCGGCGCTGCGAGGCGTCGAGGTAGACATCGTGCTGCCGAAGAAAGGGAACATCCCCCTGGTCGAATGGGCCATGTGGGGACAGCTGGCACAGACCCTGGAGCCCGAGTGTCGTGTCTGGCTCGTCCCCCCTCCTTTCGACCACTCCAAGCTCTTGGTGGTGGACGAGTCTTGGGTGCTCTTTGGTTCTGCGAACTGGGATCAGCGTAGTCTGAGACTGAATTTCGAGTTCAATGTGGAGTGTTACGATGCCGCACTCGCCGCGCATCTATGCAAGCTGCTGCGCTGCCGCATTGCTGGAGCGCGCCTGCTCACCCGTGACGTACTACAGCGCCGGCCCATGCTCCTGAGACTACGTGACGGGGTGGCGCGGTTGTTGATGCCCTATCTCTGA
- a CDS encoding transcriptional repressor, producing MKQAHSACPDIKALQKHLAAYMNRKGLRSTAQRRLVSEVFFATQGHFSIDDVLGFVRKRDPRVGYATVYRTLKLLKECGLANERHFGDGLTRYEVAHEDSHHDHLICVECKEIVEFEDLKIEQLQETLAHRHGFKLISHKHELYGLCGTCRGKNN from the coding sequence GTGAAGCAAGCGCACTCGGCGTGTCCTGACATCAAGGCCCTTCAGAAACACCTGGCGGCCTACATGAACCGCAAGGGACTGCGCTCGACGGCCCAGCGACGTTTGGTATCCGAGGTGTTCTTTGCCACGCAGGGTCACTTCTCCATCGACGACGTGCTCGGTTTTGTCCGCAAGCGCGATCCGCGGGTCGGCTACGCGACAGTCTACCGGACACTCAAGCTGCTCAAAGAATGCGGGCTGGCGAACGAGCGTCACTTCGGTGATGGACTGACACGCTACGAGGTGGCCCACGAGGACAGCCACCACGACCACCTGATCTGCGTCGAATGCAAGGAAATCGTCGAGTTCGAGGACCTGAAGATCGAACAACTGCAGGAGACGCTCGCCCACCGGCATGGCTTCAAGCTCATCAGCCACAAGCACGAGCTGTACGGGCTTTGCGGGACCTGCCGTGGCAAGAACAATTAG